The nucleotide sequence GGACAGTTTAAAGAGGTTCACTGAAACTAACACCTTGCCTCCTGTTGTTCTTATCTGTTATACtcgggtttttatttttaattatacatcctttaaatcctttaaaatCTATGTATATCAACTTCACCGGCCTACACCCAGTCTACCTATGAATCAATTTATTActaatattcatattcatagcTTACTCGCACTCATGCTCAGGTACTTACTTGATCCGGTGGGCACCCACTTTATAGCAATCCACCACAGCGGAAACATTGTGCAATGGTGAAAGACATGAAGAAATGTTATTTGCTCATGCTTTTTacgtaaaataaagaaaatggtaTCGGCGAATTCTAGCAGCTTGGAAAAATAAAACCACcaaacagcagcagcaatctATGGAAAGCAAAATTACAATGATCAATAATTTCGCGCAATAGATTTGCATAccttcagctcctccttcgagtATAGCTCCCTACACGGCTGACACCAGAGGTTATATTTCAGGCGTATACCATTGAAGATAAGCTCCTTGCAAATATGAGCATTCAGCAAAACCATACACAAATTGTAGAGTAATAACAGCGGCTTCAGTTGGAAGGGTTTGCGTCTGTAAAATTGATTAAAACAACATAATTCGGTACTCTGTTacgttttcgttatttttttctgatacCGTTGCATCCATTTCGGTAGATAGAGCACTAATAGCAGGTATAATGCCACAAGCGAAACCATGTCGCTAAATGACGCCACTAGCAGCCACTGTTGCGTGCGTTTGTCTGCTAAATGTGTGTaaggaaaatttgtggaattaaatttcaaaaatttgagaGTTGACATTTTATTGTATGATTTCACTTTTATAACCACAGCCGTCCACACGCAATACACCGGCATAAAAATGGTTCTGCACTAAACATcttaacacatttttaaaagcttttataGTTTTCGTCTAAGTTTTATTTTCGTACTTAGTCTTGCGtatcaatttgaagaaattagcTTTGACCTAATGCCATGGACAAGCATACTCTACATtagtaatgattttttttttcgaagacaCAATGCTTTTGAGGTATAACATCGCTGTCTTATACGAATTGATGTTTAAATGTCGATAAATGTACGAAAATTGTATCATGCATGTTTTTTAATagcactataaaaaaaaatttgcttaatttttttgatttaaaagaaaaacggaAAAATAAGCGTAAATATCTTTTTTCGTTATTCCcacagaattttatttaataccgATCTAAATTCATGTATGCGTATTGATAATTGCTCTACAGTCGTTAGCCGACTCCAAAAGgctgatggtttttatgagataCTTTTCTCATAGCAGAAATGTACGGGGAAGTTTGACATTGCCTGGCGAGGGGTGACAGCTTTAGAAAACAACTTATTTTTATGTAATGTTTCACGTTCACGCTGTGTCCACGTCACCCCTATTATTTACATCGCTCACAAAACTGTATCAGAAACTCAGTCCCACCTCAGCGGCACGAGATGAAacgatgaaaaatattaaaaacttgtttttaaaatagatgctgcacaataaataaaaaaatgtaccatGTCACCAACTCAACTATAGTTGCACTAGCCTGCTTATTGCtcaactcaaaaatttaggaCAGCTGTGAAATTACGgtgtttttacttaaaaatcatCCCTTCGAAAGAGTCGAATTTTCAGATCGGCGACAAACATAACAAGCCAAATTGGCATATTTGGGACTTGGAAACTATGAGATGTCGTAAAGATGTCAACGTATTTTGAATATGAACGACTATTTGGTGTTGACTTAGAAGCGCTTTTTTTATTGGCAGAACATTGAATGATTGGATGAATGCATGCGTAATTAAGTATCTTGCTGATCCCAGCCTCCATGAAACTGCGATTCTATGAAAATCGATGCTATGCTGACAATTCAGAACTATTGAGAAAACTATTGCTGGCCTAGGATTCCCACGATAAGCTACTGTAGGATCCGATAGGCACCAGATGAATGAAGTCTTATTCTATAACTATGGAAAGACCAAATTTTCTAACACAGTAAGAAAGAAGGAAAACAGTTATCGTACCTGTGATGACGTTTACGGTATTTCTTCTGGgcagaaattatatttttttaaacaggaCCCAAGTACATAGTTCTGACTTTTCTTTGGTCTCTTGCAAATCACTTATAAAGCCATCGAGACGCTACTGATTTCAAATTAAGATAATTTTGTCATTTTCATAGGAATTAAAGTTTGACAAAAGTTCAAAACACGAAGATTATGAGCTGGGAGGTGAAGGTGATgcttttcatcatcatcataaattcctGGAGTTCCATTGTGGAGCATAGGGCCACCATGattgataattgattattttccAGATGCATGGGCTGGTGAATCGAGCTTACGTCAGGATATTGTACGGCGTTTTCTTTCTCCCTTTTCTACCTTTTTGGCAGACATAGTAATCCGTAACACGGTCCTTGAGTTTATCCCAAAGATTGGCTGGACGAATGGTTGCGTGGAAGTTTTTGCATAAGACCAATCATTTTATATAACAATATGCGGCACCCAATATTtactacaatttttcatttccatcGTGAAATAATTGCGGTTGCACATTTTGAGTTAATCtaatattttaatgaatgaGAAATGGGCCTGTTTTTACCcgatctcaaaaatatttatgtagaaTCTAAATGTGGTATGAAAACTCCGAGCTGGCCATAGGATGGCATAAGGATGCCATAAGTGGATCCTTTTTTACAAACTCAGTAGTAAGTTAAAGATGTCCACAGTTTCTGCTTCTCGCTGCAATTATTTTAGACGACATCATGAGGAAATTTACAACGCAAAAAAGAAGTGTCGTTTGGGGCTTCACCAAACATTTCGAGGACTTCGCTGATGATATCTGCCTCCTCTCACAAGGTATCCGATGTCCAGGCGAAAGCAAGCGACTTAGTTACGACATTGGCGTCTTAGTTACTGGATATCAGTATTGTCAAGACTAAGGTCACAAGAGTCAACCAGCTCTCGCCTTAAAATGATTGGGCTTTGCGCCTTGGAGTTCGTCCTTAGCTTCTGTTATCTAGGCAGTACAATAACACCCCGAAGCCGAAGAAGACGTCAATTGGAGACTGAGTAAAGCAAGTACGGTGTTCGGTCGGCTGTACTCGGTTTGTAAGAGCCCGCAGATAAAGCAGATAAAGAAAGAGAATGGCGATAGATAGGCCTGATCACTTAATTCGCATGGCGCTAGATTGGAAGATATATCTTGCGTGAGTTAGCCGCCGTGAGGATAGCGCAAAAACAATAGCAGCCAGTCATACCAGATGGCGAAGCCTTGCTGAGACCTTATGACTTCAAGTGGTGTGATTAAGGAATCAAAAAGGCGTGGTAGCAATATGTGCACCGTTTTGGGCGAGCTTTATAAAATTGCGGGTGTCACgggccattttttcaaaattttactttgggGACATTACTTGTTTGGGTCTATAATTTGTACCAAAAGTAAGTAATTTTGAGTGAAATAAGTATGTTGACTTGTTCCAGAGTTATCGTACGCATGGGCGGAAAGACAGACAGACATTAATTTCacattctgagcattttggtatatatgtatgtacatgtctatatctatctcgattCCTTTGCGATGTTACATACAATCgttaaaagaaaaagttataGGAGATAAAGTGCTCTCACGATTCTTACTGCTCCAGGGTCCAGGGTCCAAAGATCGTTTACTTTCcgtaataaaatagttttttagtttataaaattattagatgtgccctatgatcagaaagtaccgtgaatgtttaaataaaacaaagcagagttaaatttcaggcaaatttattttctctcctttaaaatatgacccgtctgaagcaccacacatgtgccaacgtttaccccaatcctccatgcacccctggtaagccgacgaagggatgaccttcagctccttcatcgCATTCCTTTTGATCTTCTCTATTGACTGAAATCCCCTtctacgaagtggtaacttcgacttgggaaacaaaaagaagtcgcaatgggtcatatcaggtgaatacggtgcttgcaccttgcacgatggtatttacttggtatttggtcaaataattcagcacaatttgggctcggtgcgatggcgcgttgtcatcatgcaaaatgcaagaattgtttgcccacatttccggtcgTTCAAAATGTCCtatcaacataagaaaaaaatatggaccagtACCCACGtacgcggttcgtttaaattaaatattcccgGTATTTGTTGATAATAGGGTAtagcaaaaaaggaaataaactcCTAACAATATTCTCAAGCACCCGAAGTGCTTAGacaaaatgaataattttgaaagaacaacctacataaaaaagtgtaaattcCAAATCAAAAGTGATTCATGACTTATAAAGACttataaacttataaaaattaaaaacaagcaaaatactGAACTTTTAacctctacatacatacatatattcgccGGCTAATGCTAATATTAAATATGTAATACTGCCTCCATAAATGTGTCGTTCAATTGTAATTATAATAGCCCCAGTGCGCAGTGACCTTAACCTTGAGAATAAATGTCACTTtagaaacaataacaaaaaaagttcacTCAAATGTCCAATTATGTGGGTGTAACGATGCGTGAATCGAAAAAAGGCACAAAATCGATAGTGAATACCAACATACGAGTACAATTGTTGAAgctattcaataaatttaaaagagtCGCCGAATGTggtgtgtttaaaaaatttaagttttattatctcaaagattttggcaatttgagttCGCTAAGAAGCCAGTGAGCCAGCCATTATCAACAAGTTTATTTGACCATTGCATGTGAAGTCATTTATATGTGTTAGTAGTTTGCTTCCATTAGCCCATAGGAAGCAAATGGGATAAAAGTGcacaatatttcatttaaaattttctaaaataatgtaccaaaaaatgcattggaaataaAACTCACAGCTTACGCAGctattttatgaagttttttattttcagtaatctttttttatattgcttttgCTTCAACACTTAGTTGAAATGTTTTCTCTTCAAAGCTAAGGATCTAATTTCTCATGAAATGGATGATGCTTTGAAGACAATCTTCTTCAAACGGCACTGCTTGGACCCAGTTGTTAAGCGTTGAGAGACAGGGTGAAGGTCTTTAAGTGGTGCCTGTATGCCCTAGGACCAGTCGCATTTATGTTGATAGCAGAGCTTATGTCTTCAGTGTgccaatgaatatttttttttgagtgcTTCATTTTCTTATTTGCTCTCGACTAAAGATCAaccttaaattgttttttagttCTTTTAAGTCTTgtatcttttttataatttgattgtCTTGACGTCTATAGAATTTAATACATTCTATCAAAAAAGTATCGGGGGcaattcttcatttaaaaagcgcgcgttacacgtATGTCTAATTTTTTTGGGCAAGTGAATTctgacccaacgtttatccagcgcatcgtaacaggtatatgagtttgacattaTTATGGCGCtgtccacatgagccgaaactcaAAAAAAcctcgtcaaagtcggtcaaaagtgaaagtcatgctactcgttttcatatattatcatggtgttgtgcactcggaattcattccaaatagttctatgttaaataaaaaatattatttggaagttgtgcgacgtttgagagagaaagtgcgtaggaaacgacccaatttgtggaagaaaactcatagatcttgcaccatgataactcACCGACTCAAAAGGCTAATATTGTGAGcatttttttgaccaaaatctcgACAAATATCAGCGAACAACCATCGTATTtgcgactttttccttttcccaaaacttaaattgccacgccgctttgagtcgatagaggtcattaaggagaattcgctgaagaagctgaagaagatctcttcaaacgagTTTGAAAactgctttgatgactggactaatcattGATGACTGGACGAATCGAACCTATTTTGAAGACGGCACAAtacattttgataatttaacaattattttgcgttttattgaacaatttacggtacttttttgacagaatgtattatTTGTGAAACAAGTGTATTCTAATTAACCTCTCTTACTCCTTTTGCATTTCAGCTTGTTTTTTGAAGTCTCTCGGACGTGAGAAATGAATTGGGTTCATGACCCGAGAAAAATGTTTCACCACAAAACCTACATCgccagaaaattttttttgtcgacgtGAGCCTCAAATATCATCTTGAGCCCTAAAGTGGTGGGGGCAGAAATATTCTCTTACAATTATTTAAAAGCAGTAATGTTAGATGGCTGTAGTAaacgatatctcgtaaagtatccatcaaacaatttaaagtttatattcGTTGTCAAGATGACATTCCccactaaaaaaattcgtttgctattttttgtttgtttcattcagttgtgagtgacaatggaagtcaacaaagagaaaactctgaacatttcacttttttgacgtgataacgtcttataattcgatttaacaggctgcacgcacgaaaaaatgtgtcgttaccttgctcatatgtagttaccttgctcattagtgttaccttgctcatatgtagttaccttgctcatattagtgttaccttgctctttagtgttaccttgctcattagtgttaccttgctcatattagtgttaccttgctcatatgtagttaccttgctcattgcattgaatgaactgcaagcgaaagcgcggaacgaacgacaaagcaaacaaagcaaacgaacggcaacgttcgacatcttgctctcccctacttaagtgagcgtatatatgtatgtatatgcgcatatgtacatatataaattcacgtatttgtatttgcatatgccttcttattgattattattaatttgattcacttgaagaatttaaaataaaaccaagtttgttaataatacctgttgttttaatgttattattattatttttttattatatatgaaggaaaaaatgtatggtaatatttaccatatctatactaatattataaagaggaaaactttgtttgtttggttgtaatgaataggctcaaaaactactggaccgattttaaaaattctttcaccattcgaaagctacatcacgagtaacatggattatatcttattttggaaatagggctcgagatataggtcaaaacgtggatccgggtaaccttcggatgtgtatgtacaatatgggtatcaaatgaaagctgttgataagtgctttaatacggggtaattttcatacctattgatgactagggtctggaaatatatgccaaaacgtggacccgccgtgtctttgcaccgaattaaaccaaacttccacacattgttaaggaggtattgaagatggtttccgtatagtttgggtacctattggtagatatggtctcgagatataggtcaaaacgtggacccgggtaaccttcggatgtgtatgtacaatatgggtatcaaatggaagctgttggtgaatgctttagttcagagtatttccatccgttccgtgactggggtctcgagatataaatcaaaacgtggacctgggtaacctttggttgtgtatgtacaatatgggtatcaaatgaaagctgttgataagtgctttaatacgtggtaatttgttatgttatgttatgttatgttatgttaggttatgttatgttatgttatgttatgttatgttatgttatgttatgttatgttatgttatgttatgttatgttatgttatgttatgttatgttatgttatgttatgttatgttatgttatgttatgttatgttatgttatgttatgttgtgttatgttgtgttatgttatgttatgttatgttatgttatgttatgttatgttatgttatgttatgttaatgttaactcattctctatatccatacaaaatatctatcaaacaaataaaattaaaattttcttttgaaaaatgcaaccattcaatcagtattttcttatgacgttatcacgttaaactatcgtcagtaaaccgactttacagaccacctcttttttttattaaggcgaaaatgcaagccaggctgcTGAAACTGTGATGTTGTTTATGGGGCGggtactgtaacagctaattacgtgcaattttggttttgtcgattccgttcaggcattttgatgcaaaaattttacgcaagaaTAAAggatttccttttcccaaaacaatatttttgtacttCTACATACTTGGGtatgaactgatggcaataatgaaagccgtgacactggtacatTGCGATGCGATACCTGATAGCCAGGctgcgataaaatccctcacaaaacagtcgataaCCTCCAAGCCATGAAATGCcgggcatctcttaacgagatggctcaGTCATTTCACCTATtgataacatgggttcctggccattgtgacattgagggaaactgcagagccgatgaactagcgaaaatcggtaccaaattgacGATGAGTACTTAGACAATGATATAGGTATACCTTTGCAAACATATAAACTACGTATCCGTGAGGAAATTGTAAAAGTAGTGAATGAAAGatgcaaaatcgcccgacagctgtggccaactctcaatgctaaacgcacggaacTTCTATATTACTAAGAATAGATAAGCGCAGTCTTAACACAttgatttcagttattacgcGGCACTGCCTAATCGGCCCAGGGAATGGATGTGCAAACACCTGACTTCTGCAGAACTTGtgtagacgaggaagaggaagagacgatcgcGCGCCTTCTGCGTCATTGTCCTGTTCTATCCAGACATATACTCACCATTTTGGGCGGGCAAACCTTTAATGGATTGgaagatctcggctctgtcgaaattaaggatcttaaaaaatgtttgaaaagtacacattggttttaggagggataagggctagttccccactcggcatcacaatgggctatgagcctgagtgtgacCCAGAGTGGACAACCGCTAAATTATATATTACACTTCTTACATATTTTCAGCTTTTGAGTTCGCTTGGGGAAGAAACTGCCTCTGGAGTCAAACGCTTTCGCTTCACGCCTGAAGCAGAGAAGTCCTTATAACGAATTGTCAAATAagtatgtttacatttttattttgcctaCCTGGGTCACTGTATACACTGTGGTTAAGAAGTAGCACATCTAGTAGCaggcgtatgtatgtactttgtcctgccataagttctgttgcaAGTTAAATCCGTTTAAGATAGGAAATtagaatacttaaaaaaaaaactattttcattcgaaatggtcaccatttgcttttaccagatcattaggccattcagctattgcagcacgtaCGGTTTCcgtggatattgacgtcgctgctcggagcaaagattgtttgagactctcccaATTTCTGTGAGATCTTTTACAGGCCATGTTCTTCAATTCTGATCACAAACTGTAGTCGAATGGATCACCCCGCCTTctagacggccaatcttctgcggctatgaacccgagcaaattgtttttaaggccggcgggccaattagatgtcctaaattcagtagttttcgcgaagcgttgtaggatgagaaaaaaaaacaattagccaaatgaagttttggggatagtttaatatatatttgaactaaaaaaaaaaaatgtgtacaatctccaacaatatattgtaagccgagttatcaatagattcccagagcgccttgccactgaagtatccaacttctgtacaa is from Anastrepha ludens isolate Willacy chromosome 4, idAnaLude1.1, whole genome shotgun sequence and encodes:
- the LOC128861848 gene encoding elongation of very long chain fatty acids protein 4-like, with translation MSTLKFLKFNSTNFPYTHLADKRTQQWLLVASFSDMVSLVALYLLLVLYLPKWMQRRKPFQLKPLLLLYNLCMVLLNAHICKELIFNGIRLKYNLWCQPCRELYSKEELKIAAAVWWFYFSKLLEFADTIFFILRKKHEQITFLHVFHHCTMFPLWWIAIKWVPTGSTIVPSTINSFIHVIMYSYYGLSAFGPSVQKFIWWKKYLTILQLVQFVFGAFWSAQAILRGCDFPTWINFVTIGYMASLLLLFGQFYVKAYQTKKNKHY